A genomic region of Alnus glutinosa chromosome 11, dhAlnGlut1.1, whole genome shotgun sequence contains the following coding sequences:
- the LOC133882196 gene encoding scopoletin glucosyltransferase-like: MDTEIDQLHVLFFPLMAQGHILPTLDMVRLFAARGVKTTIVTTPHNAPLFTKTIESTQNSPSKITLEFIKFPAKEVGLPEGLENLDSVTNQELHRKFFDALSLLQQPLEDLIQELRPRALVADMFFPWATDTASKFGIPRLVFHGTSFVSMCAMESIKQHEPHKSVSSDTEPFVLPGLPDQIKLTRMQLADHLRLGMENTLTRLLGRAGEAEKRSFGMIVNSFYELEPRYVDHYRKVIGRKAWHIGPLSLCNKNAEDKAQRGGNVNAPSIDEHECLKWLASKKPNSVVYICFGTVSKFPPSQLQEIALALEASEQQFIWVVRKDKNDHGQEKNNEEWLPEGYEKRMEGKGLIIRGWAPQVLILDHEAVGGFVTHCGWNSALEGISAGLPMVTWPVFAEQFYNEKLITDVLKIGVGVGVQQWVRLVGDRIKREAIEKAVKEITVGERAEEMRSRAKVFGEMARRAVEEGGSSYSDLGALIEELRSYRSLSKQD, encoded by the exons ATGGATACTGAAATTGATCAGCTTCATGTTCTATTCTTCCCTCTAATGGCACAAGGCCATATCTTACCAACCTTAGACATGGTCAGGCTCTTTGCAGCCAGAGGCGTGAAGACCACCATAGTCACCACCCCTCACAACGCCCCTCTCTTTACCAAAACCATCGAGAGCACCCAAAACTCTCCCTCCAAAATCACCCTCGAATTCATCAAATTCCCCGCAAAAGAGGTCGGCCTCCCGGAAGGCCTCGAGAATCTGGATTCAGTCACCAACCAAGAGCTCCACCGCAAATTCTTCGACGCCCTTTCCTTGCTCCAACAACCTCTCGAAGATCTCATACAGGAACTACGCCCGCGCGCCCTCGTCGCCGACATGTTCTTCCCGTGGGCCACGGATACAGCATCCAAGTTCGGAATCCCGAGGTTGGTCTTCCACGGAACTAGCTTCGTCTCCATGTGCGCTATGGAAAGCATAAAACAACACGAACCTCACAAATCTGTCTCCTCCGACACAGAGCCTTTTGTCCTGCCCGGCCTGCCGGACCAAATCAAGTTGACAAGAATGCAACTCGCGGATCATCTACGGCTAGGAATGGAGAACACCTTAACAAGGTTGCTAGGTAGAGCTGGAGAAGCGGAAAAGCGAAGCTTTGGGATGATTGTTAATAGCTTTTACGAGCTCGAACCGCGTTATGTTGATCATTACAGGAAGGTTATAGGAAGGAAGGCCTGGCATATAGGCCCGCTTTCTCTTTGCAATAAGAATGCTGAAGATAAAGCCCAGAGAGGAGGAAACGTTAACGCACCCTCCATTGATGAGCATGAGTGCTTGAAATGGCTTGCTTCCAAGAAACCCAATTCCGTTGTCTACATATGCTTTGGAACGGTCTCAAAGTTCCCACCTTCTCAGTTGCAGGAGATTGCATTAGCCCTTGAGGCTTCTGAGCAGCAATTCATTTGGGTTGTGAGGAAGGACAAGAATGATCACGGGCAAGAAAAAAATAACGAAGAGTGGCTACCTGAAGGGtatgagaaaagaatggaag GTAAGGGACTGATAATAAGAGGGTGGGCACCCCAGGTTTTGATTCTTGATCACGAAGCAGTTGGAGGGTTTGTGACTCACTGTGGTTGGAACTCGGCGCTTGAAGGAATCAGCGCTGGGCTGCCAATGGTGACATGGCCGGTTTTCGCCGAACAGTTCTACAACGAGAAGCTGATTACCGATGTTCTGAAGATTGGAGTTGGCGTTGGCGTTCAGCAATGGGTTAGGCTGGTGGGTGATCGCATCAAAAGGGAAGCCATAGAGAAGGCAGTGAAGGAGATCACGGTGGGGGAGAGGGCCGAGGAAATGAGAAGCAGAGCCAAGGTGTTTGGGGAAATGGCTAGGAGGGCTGTTGAAGAAGGAGGCTCATCGTACTCTGATTTGGGCGCTTTAATTGAAGAATTGAGATCGTATAGGTCATTAAGCAAGCAAGATTAA
- the LOC133881792 gene encoding scopoletin glucosyltransferase-like: protein MDSEWRQLHLFFFPYLAPGHMIPAIDMAKLFASQGLKISIITTPLHASLVSKTIEKSKTLGFKLDVLIIEFPSVQVGLPKGCESYNMVTSPDLRKKFMKAAAMLENPLGKLLQEHRPDCLVASALFPWTTDLAGKFGIPRLIFHATSFFSVSTCECLRLYEPHKNIPSSDSEPFIIPNFPDEIKLTRKQLPDLFTRNVETGFTNLFKQAIEAELTSYGAIFNSFYELEPAYADYYRKVLGRKAWHIGPVSLCNKETEDKVQRGKEASIHGHECLEWLNSKEPNSVVYVCFGSMANFNDSQLMEIAMGLEASQQQFIWVVKKEKSDGGKEEWLPEGFEKRVEGKGLIIRGWAPQVLILDHKAVGGFVTHCGWNSTLEGVAAGVPMVTWPVAAEQFFNEKLVTQVLRIGVGVGVQQWARFFGDSIRREAIEKALLRIMVGEEAEEMRSRARELGKMANRAVEEGGSSYSDLNALIDDLRSHAIAGEATENN from the coding sequence ATGGATAGTGAATGGCGCCAGCTTCACCTGTTTTTCTTTCCATACTTGGCCCCAGGCCACATGATCCCAGCCATAGACATGGCCAAGCTATTTGCTTCGCAAGGTTTGAAAATAAGCATAATCACCACTCCTCTCCATGCTTCCCTGGTCTCCAAAACAATCGAAAAAAGCAAAACTTTGGGGTTCAAACTGGATGTTCTAATCATCGAATTCCCTTCTGTCCAGGTTGGTTTACCCAAAGGATGCGAGAGCTACAACATGGTTACTTCACCTGATTTGCGGAAGAAATTCATGAAGGCTGCCGCCATGCTGGAGAACCCACTCGGAAAACTTCTTCAAGAACATCGCCCTGATTGCCTTGTGGCCAGCGCGTTGTTCCCGTGGACTACCGATCTTGCTGGGAAATTCGGCATACCAAGGCTTATTTTCCATGCAACCAGTTTTTTCTCTGTATCTACCTGTGAATGTCTTAGGCTATACGAACCCCACAAAAATATTCCATCATCAGATTCAGAGCCATTTATCATCCCCAACTTCCCTGATGAGATCAAGTTGACAAGAAAGCAGCTGCCGGATTTATTTACACGAAACGTTGAAACGGGTTTTACGAATTTGTTTAAACAAGCTATAGAAGCAGAGCTGACAAGTTATGGGGCTATTTTTAACAGCTTCTATGAGCTTGAGCCGGCTTATGCAGATTATTACAGGAAGGTCCTTGGAAGGAAGGCATGGCATATAGGCCCGGTTTCACTTTGCAATAAGGAGACTGAAGATAAAGTACAAAGGGGAAAGGAAGCCTCCATTCACGGCCACGAGTGTTTGGAATGGCTTAATTCCAAGGAACCCAATTCTGTTGTTTATGTATGTTTTGGGAGTATGGCAAACTTCAATGATTCTCAGCTAATGGAGATTGCAATGGGTCTGGAGGCTTCTCAGCAGCAGTTCATCTGGGTtgtgaagaaagaaaagagtgatGGAGGAAAAGAAGAGTGGCTGCCTGAAGGGTTTGAGAAAAGAGTGGAAGGTAAGGGTCTGATTATAAGAGGCTGGGCGCCCCAGGTGTTGATTCTTGATCACAAAGCAGTTGGAGGATTTGTGACTCATTGTGGGTGGAATTCGACGCTGGAAGGAGTGGCTGCCGGCGTGCCCATGGTTACATGGCCGGTGGCTGCCGAGCAGTTTTTCAATGAGAAGTTAGTGACCCAAGTTTTGAGAATAGGAGTTGGTGTTGGCGTTCAACAATGGGCCAGATTTTTTGGAGATAGCATAAGGAGGGAAGCCATAGAGAAGGCGCTGCTTCGAATAATGGTTGGGGAAGAAGCAGAGGAAATGAGAAGCAGAGCAAGAGAGCTTGGGAAGATGGCAAACAGGGCTGTTGAAGAAGGGGGATCCTCTTACTCTGATTTGAATGCCTTAATTGACGACCTCAGATCACACGCCATTGCTGGTGAAGCAACCGAGAACAACTAG
- the LOC133881299 gene encoding protein FAR1-RELATED SEQUENCE 6-like, whose translation MDFEQSALKSQCQEDCSLIHEQFDDVVPIHMDLENDGIETVADEQLKDGVDNCSSKLKLIDEDEIETVADEQLQDGVENCSSKLKLIDKVKNVEQPKEGMLFGSIEELHEYYRSYAKQEGFGCKATLNAKLVDTKWYVTCVTIAHNHALSPGKARYFRSHKILDPCTKRKLEINDRAGIRMNKIYNSLAVEAGGYENLTFGEKDCRNYIAKARHLRLGTGGAAALYDYFCRMRKANDDFYFDIDMDDECRMKNVFWADARSRASYEVFGDVVTFDTTYLTNKYDMPFAPFVGVNHHGQSILFGAALISSEDTTTFVWLFEAWLKCMKGRAPMAIITDQDRAMKNAINKVFPNARHRFCLWHILKKLPEKFGSHSQYNAIKSAIRSCVYDSQTCDEFDASWQNLLKSYNLEDNAWLRDLYKERTFWVPAYLKSVFWAGMITTQRSESINSFFDGYVHSSTSLKEFADQYDNALRKRVESENVADFNSFNSTIQCVSRFSFEKQFQELYTHNKFKEVQDEIRELMYCDCSLLKSECGICAYQVIERVQINSSYMKKLCFTVYYSEPSCEVNCSCCLFESRGILCRHVISVLSKLDDVLLLPEKYFLKRWRKDLKQPYKLIKSSYDPLSGNPSADRYAELCKYMCALAAIAAPNVDHYTELKNDIDVLTKKFSDLSCVPSPPFQLLPSASTTGSLAIDCTAVEIHSPHVARIKGKRVSNRTMSAVEKAVVKKAGGNKKKQSDTNPNQQVKKEEEGIHCT comes from the exons ATGGACTTTGAGCAATCAGCCTTGAAGTCACAATGCCAAGAAGATTGTTCGTTGATACATGAAcaatttgatgatgttgtgcCCATTCACATGGACCTTGAAAATG ATGGAATAGAAACTGTAGCTGATGAACAGTTGAAAGATGGTGTGGACAATTGCAGTTCCAAACTGAAGCTCATAGATGAAGATGAAATAGAAACAGTAGCTGATGAACAGTTGCAAGATGGTGTGGAAAATTGCAGTTCCAAGTTGAAGCTCATAGATAAAGTTAAAAATGTTGAGCAACCTAAGGAAGGGATGCTATTTGGCTCCATAGAGGAACTTCATGAGTATTATAGGAGTTATGCAAAGCAagagggttttg GGTGTAAGGCTACTTTGAATGCAAAGTTAGTTGACACAAAGTGGTATGTGACTTGTGTAACTATTGCCCATAATCATGCTTTAAGCCCTGGAAAAGCAAGATATTTTAGAAGCCACAAGATTTTGGATCCTTGTACGAAGCGAAAGCTTGAGATTAATGATAGAGCTGGGATACGCATGAACAAGATCTATAACTCGCTAGCCGTTGAAGCGGGGGGGTATGAGAATCTTacttttggagagaaagattgtcGCAATTATATTGCAAAGGCAAGACATCTACGCCTTGGCACAGGAGGTGCTGCAGCATTGTATGACTACTTTTGTAGAATGCGGAAAGCTAATGATGATTTCTACTTTGATATTGACATGGATGATGAATGTAggatgaaaaatgtgttttgggctgatgcacgaaGTAGGGCATCGTATGAAGTTTTCGGGGATGTGGTTACATTTGATACAACATACTTGACGAATAAGTACGATatgccatttgctccttttgttGGAGTAaatcatcatggtcaatcaATACTTTTTGGGGCGGCATTAATCTCAAGTGAGGACACAACGACATTTGTATGGTTGTTTGAGGCATGGTTGAAATGCATGAAGGGCCGAGCGCCAATGGCAATTATTACAGATCAAGATAGggctatgaaaaatgcaattaataagGTCTTCCCGAATGCCCgacatagattttgtttatggcataTATTGAAAAAACTTCCAGAGAAATTTGGATCACATTCACAGTACAATGCCATTAAGAGTGCCATACGAAGTTGTGTGTATGATTCTCAGACATGTGATGAGTTTGATGCAAGCTGGCAGAATTTACTTAAGAGTTATAATTTGGAGGATAATGCATGGCTGCGTGATTTATACAAGGAACGAACTTTCTGGGTACCGGCATATTTGAAAAGTGTATTTTGGGCCGGCATGATTACCACACAAAGGAGTGAAagtataaattcattttttgatggttatgtgcacTCATCAACCTCTTTGAAGGAATTTGCGGATCAATACGATAACGCTTTGCGAAAGAGGGTTGAGAGTgagaatgttgctgatttcaattcttttaattcCACGATTCAGTGTGTGAGCAGATTTTCCTTTGAGAAGCAATTTCAAGAACTTTACACGCATAACAAGTTTAAAGAAGTTCAGGATGAGATAAGGGAGTTGATGTATTGTGATTGCTCTCTTCTAAAAAGTGAATGTGGAATTTGTGCATATCAAGTGATTGAACGAGTACAAATTAATAGCTCCTACATGAAGAAATTATGCTTTACCGTTTACTATAGTGAACCTTCATGTGAAGTGAATTGCAgttgttgtttgtttgaatCAAGAGGAATTTTGTGCAGACATGTCATATCTGTACTTAGCAAACTTGATGATGTTTTGTTGTtgccagaaaaatattttttaaaacgatGGAGGAAGGATTTGAAGCAGCCATATAAGTTAATCAAAAGTAGTTATGATCCTTTGAGTGGCAACCCTAGTGCAGATCGATATGCTGAATTGTGCAAATATATGTGTGCGTTAGCTGCAATCGCAGCACCAAACGTGGACCATTACACGGAATTGAAGAATGATATTGATGTGCTAACTAAGAAATTTAGTGATTTAAGTTGTGTACCAAGTCCACCTTTCCAATTACTCCCAAGTGCATCTACAACCGGTAGTTTGGCCATTGATTGTACGGCGGTGGAGATTCATAGTCCTCACGTGGCTCGAATTAAAGGGAAGCGAGTATCAAATAGGACGATGTCTGCAGTTGAAAAAGCGGTTGTCAAAAAGGCAGGAGGAAACAAGAAGAAACAGAGTGATACAAATCCCAATCAACaggtgaaaaaagaagaagaaggtattcATTGTACTTGA